A genomic window from Brevibacillus agri includes:
- a CDS encoding DUF6155 family protein yields the protein MIYQFKVALKDIYPTIWRRFQVNGLITFHQLHKTLQIVMGWEEYHLYLFDFGSFTITRPDPTFPPGNTPELNARREKIVDHITKEGQQVLYVYDFGDDWQHDLILEKILPVQPEKQYPVCLEGERHCPPEDCGGVLGYQRILEILATKSHPEYEDTIAWLKKGFDPEHFDLEGVNEQLLQKKKQLNPKEFIKVEESKKPIKLTTAKLKKQLQSLSQQELIELLVDTFKSSKQAELFLTVKLIGEEAIEALLPVYQKKVKDEFFPDRGFAKLRLADAKKAIDEFEKITQSPNHTLELMLFYVEMGVEFTNAYGDIDSRFYESILKMFASVIDRINADDGYDLFEEFEERIAAVVEKTEGIGWGFHENMQYIHEAIRWL from the coding sequence ATGATCTATCAATTTAAAGTGGCATTAAAAGATATATACCCGACAATCTGGAGAAGATTCCAAGTGAATGGCTTAATCACTTTTCACCAATTGCATAAGACGCTACAGATTGTCATGGGATGGGAAGAGTATCATCTCTATCTGTTTGATTTTGGGTCTTTCACGATTACCCGTCCAGATCCGACATTTCCACCAGGAAACACACCAGAGCTGAATGCACGAAGGGAAAAAATCGTTGACCATATCACCAAAGAAGGGCAGCAGGTGCTATATGTCTACGACTTTGGCGATGATTGGCAACATGATTTAATACTTGAGAAAATCTTGCCTGTCCAGCCTGAGAAGCAGTATCCTGTATGTCTCGAAGGTGAACGTCATTGTCCGCCAGAGGATTGCGGCGGTGTCTTGGGGTATCAAAGGATTTTGGAGATTTTAGCAACGAAGTCACATCCTGAATATGAAGATACGATTGCCTGGTTGAAAAAGGGGTTTGATCCCGAGCATTTTGACCTTGAAGGAGTAAATGAACAGCTTCTGCAAAAGAAAAAGCAACTAAATCCAAAAGAATTTATAAAAGTTGAAGAATCGAAGAAACCCATTAAGCTAACGACGGCAAAGCTGAAAAAACAACTGCAATCCCTTTCGCAGCAAGAACTTATTGAATTGCTTGTTGATACCTTTAAATCGAGCAAACAAGCCGAGCTATTTCTAACCGTAAAGTTGATTGGGGAGGAAGCCATAGAGGCATTGCTTCCCGTATATCAGAAAAAGGTGAAAGATGAGTTCTTTCCAGACCGAGGATTCGCAAAACTGAGGCTGGCAGATGCAAAAAAGGCAATTGATGAGTTTGAAAAGATCACCCAAAGCCCAAACCATACGTTGGAATTAATGCTCTTTTACGTTGAAATGGGTGTGGAATTTACCAATGCTTATGGCGATATAGATTCACGATTTTACGAAAGTATTCTGAAGATGTTTGCATCGGTCATCGACAGGATAAACGCGGACGACGGATACGATTTGTTTGAGGAGTTTGAGGAAAGAATCGCCGCTGTCGTTGAAAAAACGGAAGGAATCGGTTGGGGGTTCCACGAAAATATGCAGTATATTCATGAGGCAATTAGATGGTTATAG
- the cas1c gene encoding type I-C CRISPR-associated endonuclease Cas1c codes for MIGSFAMRCMVDWHRADGAKELQVPRIQLESIVIFGYVGVSPEAMNLCVDNGISLVFLTPTGRFKARVTGEVSGNIHLRRTQYRWCDREEQSLLLAKRFVYSKLVNARVSVKRTLRDYAERIQAEQCQSVVTWLDRQMREVVKAKSLDELRGIEGLAARHYFSVLPEQILANKEDFAFRGRVKRPPRDRVNALLSFLYTLLANDVTHALETVGLDPQAGYLHRDRPGRNGLALDLMEEFRVYMADRTALTLINRKQVTKDDFVEKESGAFILNDEARKLVLTEWQQRKRDEIYHPFFEEKIAVGLLPYAQAMLLARYMRGDLDDYPPFFGSRVMWDDGVDYLRCKYNLCRRAKTVEAGCQNMRKLRPASAEFGV; via the coding sequence ATGATAGGCTCGTTTGCCATGCGATGCATGGTTGACTGGCATCGCGCTGATGGTGCCAAAGAATTGCAGGTGCCGCGCATTCAGTTAGAGTCGATTGTTATTTTCGGTTACGTCGGCGTCAGTCCGGAAGCGATGAACTTATGTGTGGACAACGGAATTTCACTGGTGTTTCTGACGCCCACAGGCCGGTTCAAGGCACGGGTGACGGGAGAGGTATCCGGCAATATTCATCTGCGGCGCACGCAGTACCGCTGGTGTGACAGGGAGGAGCAGTCGCTGCTGCTGGCAAAACGGTTCGTTTATTCCAAGCTTGTCAATGCAAGAGTATCCGTTAAGCGTACGCTGCGTGATTACGCAGAACGGATTCAAGCGGAGCAATGTCAATCCGTTGTGACGTGGCTGGATCGACAAATGCGGGAAGTCGTCAAGGCAAAGTCGCTGGATGAACTGAGGGGAATCGAAGGACTGGCGGCGCGGCATTACTTTTCAGTGTTGCCGGAGCAAATTTTGGCAAATAAAGAGGACTTCGCGTTTAGGGGCAGAGTGAAACGGCCTCCTCGGGACCGCGTGAATGCGCTCCTGTCTTTTCTGTACACGCTGCTCGCGAATGATGTTACGCATGCACTGGAGACGGTCGGCCTTGATCCACAAGCCGGATATTTGCATCGGGATCGCCCGGGGCGGAACGGTCTGGCGCTGGACTTGATGGAGGAGTTTCGGGTCTATATGGCGGATAGAACGGCGCTGACGCTCATTAACCGGAAACAGGTGACCAAGGATGACTTTGTAGAGAAGGAGTCTGGGGCGTTTATTTTGAACGATGAGGCCAGAAAGCTTGTTTTGACGGAGTGGCAGCAGCGCAAGCGGGACGAGATTTATCATCCATTTTTTGAGGAGAAGATAGCCGTCGGACTTCTTCCTTACGCGCAAGCGATGCTGTTGGCGAGATACATGCGCGGCGATCTGGATGATTATCCGCCATTTTTTGGAAGTAGGGTGATGTGGGATGATGGTGTTGATTACTTACGATGTAAATACAACCTCTGCCGACGGGCAAAGACGGTTGAGGCAGGTTGCCAAAACATGCGAAAATTACGGCCAGCGAGTGCAGAATTCGGTGTTTGA
- the cas2 gene encoding CRISPR-associated endonuclease Cas2: protein MMVLITYDVNTTSADGQRRLRQVAKTCENYGQRVQNSVFECLLDPQQLKELHIKLKRMIEPETDSLRFYRLGANWKGKVEHVGAKQGYDPEGFLMI, encoded by the coding sequence ATGATGGTGTTGATTACTTACGATGTAAATACAACCTCTGCCGACGGGCAAAGACGGTTGAGGCAGGTTGCCAAAACATGCGAAAATTACGGCCAGCGAGTGCAGAATTCGGTGTTTGAATGTTTGCTTGATCCGCAGCAACTGAAGGAATTGCATATCAAACTGAAAAGGATGATAGAGCCGGAGACAGACAGCTTGCGCTTCTATCGGCTGGGTGCTAATTGGAAGGGGAAGGTCGAACACGTCGGTGCCAAACAAGGGTATGATCCGGAAGGGTTTTTGATGATTTAG
- a CDS encoding ABC transporter substrate-binding protein, translating to MMMGEFLCRTGPGPREEHAVWSDWPSLVTRFGEFLQQEEMTKRYSAEHQSAREKLAALDGTMACGCS from the coding sequence ATGATGATGGGCGAATTTCTATGCAGAACGGGTCCGGGACCTCGTGAGGAGCACGCCGTCTGGTCGGACTGGCCGTCACTGGTCACCAGGTTCGGTGAATTTTTGCAACAGGAAGAGATGACGAAGCGCTATAGTGCGGAGCACCAGAGCGCCAGGGAAAAGCTGGCTGCCCTAGATGGAACGATGGCCTGCGGGTGTAGTTGA
- a CDS encoding SDR family NAD(P)-dependent oxidoreductase, whose translation MWVNNVGASPAPIGGALAQSDADWQLVFETNLFAAVRLDRGLLPSMLKQGHGVIVIGVEHTIDEGVVRTIYILCQKEGVSQK comes from the coding sequence ATTTGGGTAAACAACGTTGGCGCCTCTCCTGCTCCAATCGGCGGAGCGCTCGCGCAAAGCGATGCGGATTGGCAGTTGGTATTCGAGACGAATTTGTTCGCGGCTGTCCGGCTAGATCGGGGATTATTGCCGTCAATGCTTAAACAAGGCCATGGAGTGATCGTTATCGGGGTAGAGCATACAATTGACGAAGGAGTTGTTCGAACCATCTACATTCTTTGCCAAAAAGAAGGGGTATCCCAAAAATGA
- a CDS encoding Wadjet anti-phage system protein JetD domain-containing protein, protein MYDTFIKHLKSYKSTKISLGQFETWADPQTTYPQFHRAMQTLLDNQILIPVRSSGTNAKNPPLPMAYRIQKSVLSQPIKQAIKQAQLCFHPSIRLDVYFRLAESRWSKDLPYIQQVHDYLTQRGFPQSEATAPERSFHLVGDEKWIDEKGGRKLLEAIGVWEQLKVTAMPDPLMFAVHLQQVGEQQGIYRHLIVENKTTYYAILPILSSLPYATLIYGAGWKVVSGIDGLSEQLGVGRDARHQFEYFGDLDHEGLAIWHALSQKCGAVPAVELYRALLRQQASTGKGGQRVNGNAIEQFISFFSEEERTQVSALLKNKEYVPQEAIPAEALRNRLLDSAAERREEKGSGA, encoded by the coding sequence ATGTACGATACATTTATCAAGCATCTAAAGTCCTATAAAAGCACAAAAATATCCCTCGGCCAGTTTGAAACATGGGCTGATCCGCAGACAACGTACCCGCAATTTCACCGAGCCATGCAAACATTGCTCGACAACCAGATCCTCATCCCCGTTCGAAGTTCCGGGACGAACGCCAAAAATCCGCCACTCCCTATGGCTTACCGCATCCAGAAATCCGTCCTTTCTCAGCCGATCAAGCAAGCAATAAAACAAGCACAGTTGTGCTTTCATCCGAGTATCAGGCTGGACGTCTATTTTCGGCTTGCTGAATCCAGATGGAGCAAAGATTTGCCGTACATCCAGCAAGTGCATGACTACCTCACGCAACGGGGATTTCCGCAGAGCGAAGCGACGGCACCTGAGCGTTCCTTTCACTTGGTCGGGGACGAAAAGTGGATCGATGAGAAAGGAGGGCGCAAGCTGCTGGAGGCGATCGGCGTGTGGGAGCAGTTGAAGGTTACAGCTATGCCCGATCCGCTTATGTTTGCGGTCCATCTGCAACAGGTAGGAGAACAACAGGGTATCTATCGGCACTTGATCGTCGAGAATAAAACCACTTACTATGCGATATTGCCCATCCTGTCTTCGCTTCCCTATGCGACTTTGATTTATGGAGCCGGTTGGAAGGTTGTTTCCGGAATTGACGGCCTTTCAGAGCAGTTGGGAGTGGGGCGGGATGCGCGTCATCAGTTCGAATATTTTGGCGACCTCGATCATGAAGGTTTGGCGATCTGGCACGCGCTTTCTCAAAAATGCGGGGCCGTGCCGGCAGTTGAACTGTATCGGGCATTGTTGCGACAGCAAGCATCCACCGGAAAAGGAGGGCAGCGGGTGAACGGAAACGCGATTGAACAGTTCATCTCGTTCTTTTCGGAAGAAGAAAGAACGCAGGTTTCGGCCTTGTTGAAAAACAAAGAGTATGTGCCGCAAGAAGCGATCCCGGCAGAAGCGCTGCGAAACAGGCTGCTTGATTCGGCAGCAGAGAGAAGGGAGGAGAAAGGGAGTGGAGCATGA
- a CDS encoding DUF6063 family protein yields MYDNEQVLTAFRIYSQLSRDGQADTESMRMYVGNDVIRGLVEQFAREVDCAVIPAGDKLYMVPLAVSSPFHLKNASLKKEYLPAKAKNIDLYMMYVAILILFGEFYDSYHSTEMTRDFITLGSWLESIDARIQTLKEHGPERLQALDAEYEYNWSLLVEKWEAIDDLRESSRQQDGRTNSRLGFLSIVQNFLREQGLIADLGNQELTLTEKAKTIIQRYYMDVDYNRGILDFISGQEKQKEGA; encoded by the coding sequence ATGTATGACAACGAGCAGGTTCTGACGGCCTTTCGCATCTATTCTCAACTTAGCCGGGACGGACAGGCAGATACGGAAAGCATGAGAATGTATGTGGGCAATGACGTAATCAGAGGGCTGGTGGAGCAGTTCGCACGCGAAGTGGATTGTGCCGTCATTCCTGCGGGGGACAAGCTGTACATGGTTCCGCTCGCGGTAAGCTCTCCGTTCCATTTGAAAAATGCTTCGCTGAAAAAAGAATACTTGCCCGCCAAAGCCAAGAACATTGATTTGTACATGATGTACGTAGCTATCCTCATTCTGTTTGGCGAGTTTTACGACAGCTACCACTCAACGGAAATGACGAGAGATTTTATCACCTTGGGAAGCTGGTTGGAAAGCATCGACGCCCGTATCCAGACGTTGAAGGAACATGGTCCGGAGCGCTTGCAAGCACTTGACGCCGAGTATGAATATAACTGGAGTCTGCTGGTGGAGAAATGGGAGGCCATTGATGACTTACGTGAGTCTTCCAGGCAGCAGGATGGACGGACGAACAGCCGCCTGGGCTTTTTGTCTATCGTCCAAAATTTTTTGCGAGAACAAGGTCTGATCGCGGATCTAGGGAACCAGGAGCTGACGCTCACGGAAAAAGCCAAGACGATTATTCAGCGCTACTACATGGACGTGGATTACAATCGGGGAATTCTGGACTTCATTTCCGGGCAGGAGAAGCAGAAGGAGGGAGCGTAA